A region of Lycium barbarum isolate Lr01 chromosome 3, ASM1917538v2, whole genome shotgun sequence DNA encodes the following proteins:
- the LOC132631165 gene encoding uncharacterized protein LOC132631165, whose amino-acid sequence MNGAVETATKNIKRILIKMIDNYKNWHEQLPYALLGYRTTTRTSTGETPYLLVYGTEGVIPAEVKIPSLRIIQEEELKDTEWVRSRYEQLAMIEEKRMVAVYHEQLYRQRISRSLNKLVRTRLFQIGQLILKQVFPHQEEYKGKFALNWQRPYMVRKVLSGGAIVLVEMDRQDWPKAINANALKRYYV is encoded by the coding sequence atgaatggagccgtagagaCTGCCACcaagaacatcaaaagaatcttGATAAAAATGAtcgacaactacaagaattggcacgagCAGCTGCCTTATGCACTGTTAGGGTATAGAACGACAACCCGAACTTCCACCGGGGAAACCCCATACCTCCTTGTCTACGGTACAGAAGGGGTCATACCCGCAGAAGTGAAAAtcccttcactcaggatcatccaagaggAAGAGCTAAAAGATACAGAATGGGTCAGAAGTCGTTATGAACAACtggccatgatagaggaaaaGAGAATGGTGGCGGTATACCACGAACAGCTATACAGACAAAGGATCTCTCGATCCTTGAACAAGCTGGTCAGAACCCGACTCTTCCAAATCGGACAACTCATACTCAAGCAAGTGTTCCCTCAtcaagaggaatataaagggaaattcgcgctGAACTGGCAAcgaccatacatggtcaggaagGTGCTCTCAGGGGGAGCCATAGTCCTAGTTGAGATGGACAGACAAGACTGGCCCAAAGCCATCAATGCAAACgcgctcaagagatactatgtTTAG